From the genome of Saccharomyces eubayanus strain FM1318 chromosome X, whole genome shotgun sequence, one region includes:
- the RPB4 gene encoding DNA-directed RNA polymerase II subunit RPB4: protein MNVSTSTFQTRRRRLKKVEEEENAATLQLGQEFQLRQINHQGEEEELIALNLSEARLVIKEALIERRRAFKRSQKKHKRKHMKHESANDETTAVEEDDEDLDEDDADEDDFMHSETREKELESIDVLLEQTTGGNNKDLKNTMQYLTSFSRFRDQETVGAVIQLLKSTGLHPFEVAQLGSLACDTADEAKTLIPSLNNKISDDELERMLKELSNLETLY, encoded by the coding sequence atgaatgtTTCCACATCGACGTTCCAAACAAGACGGAGAAGATTGAAGAAAgtggaggaagaagaaaatgctgCCACTTTGCAACTGGGCCAGGAGTTCCAATTGAGACAGATAAATCACCAGggtgaagaggaagagCTGATTGCCTTGAATTTGAGTGAGGCCAGGCTAGTGATCAAAGAAGCTCTAATAGAACGTAGGAGAGCGTTTAAAAGATCACAGAAAAAACACAAGAGGAAGCATATGAAGCACGAAAGCGCCAATGACGAAACGACTGCTGTGGAGGAAGACGACGAGGATTTGGACGAAGACGATGCTGACGAAGATGACTTCATGCATTCTGAAACtagagaaaaggaattggaGTCCATCGATGTTCTACTAGAACAGACTACGGGTGGGAATAATAAGGATTTAAAAAACACTATGCAGTACTTGACGAGTTTCTCCCGGTTCAGAGACCAGGAAACCGTGGGTGCTGTTATACAGCTGCTGAAAAGCACCGGCTTACACCCGTTTGAGGTGGCGCAACTGGGCTCTTTGGCCTGTGACACAGCAGACGAGGCAAAGACATTAATTCCGAGTTTAAATAACAAGATATCCGACGACGAGCTGGAGAGAATGCTAAAGGAACTATCAAACTTAGAAACTCTCTATTGA
- the YUR1 gene encoding mannosyltransferase YUR1 produces the protein MANKGLLYVLGIFLPLWTFLICIFFKQIFLIHKSQNIDNSYTYLSQRAKEQYDSSRRRNYFPDLKLSRNSYEDYTLDYRRQDEFGCFYQRENATILMLVRNSELEGALDSMRSLEDRFNKRYHYDWTFLNDVPFDQDFIEATTAMASGKTQYALIPPEDWNRPQWINETLFEARLHEMETEGVLYGGSRSYRNMCRFNSGFFFKQSILNNYDYYFRVEPNVEYYCDFPYDPFRVMRLKGKKYGFVISLYEYEETIPTLWNVVEEYLETNEGKILSKEDSAYAFLTDSNLVGKYYPVVEANSDYNLCHFWSNFEIGDLNFFRSDEYKTFFETLDSKGGFYYERWGDAPVHSIGVSLLLRPDEIIHFDELGYFHSPFGTCPASHAVRLDQRCRCKSDDVSVIDIEPHSCLMRWWKNGSGKHFLKEVQGRNSEYVL, from the coding sequence ATGGCAAATAAAGGCTTACTTTATGTCCTTGGCATTTTTTTACCACTATGGACTTTTTTGatctgtatttttttcaaacagaTATTCCTCATACATAAAAGTCAAAACATTGATAATTCATATACTTATCTATCCCAAAGGGCAAAAGAGCAATATGACTCAAgccgaagaagaaactacTTCCCGGATTTGAAACTGTCTCGTAATAGTTATGAAGACTACACTTTAGATTATAGAAGACAAGATGAATTTGGTTGCTTTTATCAGAGGGAAAATGCAACGATACTGATGTTAGTGAGAAACTCAGAATTGGAAGGGGCGTTAGATTCTATGAGATCCTTAGAAGATAGATTCAATAAGAGATACCATTACGATTGGACGTTCCTCAATGACGTTCCCTTTGACCAAGACTTCATTGAAGCCACTACAGCCATGGCAAGTGGGAAGACCCAGTACGCCTTAATCCCGCCTGAGGATTGGAACCGACCACAATGGATTAATGAAACATTATTTGAGGCTAGACTACACGAGATGGAGACAGAGGGTGTCCTATACGGTGGATCCAGGTCGTATAGAAATATGTGTCGGTTCAATTCtggattcttcttcaagcaATCGATATTGAATAACTatgattattattttagAGTGGAACCTAATGTCGAGTACTATTGCGATTTCCCGTATGATCCATTCAGGGTCATGAGATTGAAAGGTAAAAAATACGGGTTTGTCATTTCATTGTATGAATACGAAGAGACCATACCGACTTTATGGAACGTCGTGGAGGAATATTTGGAGACGAATGAAGGGAAAATCCTGAGTAAAGAGGACAGCGCTTATGCGTTTTTGACCGATTCAAACTTAGTCGGGAAGTATTATCCTGTTGTTGAGGCAAACTCCGATTACAATTTGTGTCATTTTTGGTCAAATTTCGAAATCGGTgacttgaattttttcagaagtGACGAATACAAGACCTTTTTTGAGACATTGGACTCCAAGGGTGGGTTTTATTACGAGAGATGGGGGGACGCACCGGTGCATTCCATTGGCGTGTCCCTGTTACTAAGGCCAGACGAAATCATTCATTTTGATGAGCTTGGCTATTTCCATTCACCATTCGGTACCTGTCCGGCATCTCACGCAGTAAGGCTCGACCAACGATGTAGATGTAAGAGTGATGACGTGAGCGTCATAGACATAGAGCCACACAGTTGCTTGATGAGGTGGTGGAAAAATGGGAGCGGCAAACACTTTCTAAAAGAGGTGCAAGGCAGGAATTCTGAATATGTCTTGTAA
- the YAK1 gene encoding serine/threonine protein kinase YAK1, producing the protein MKTSNNNNSSSSNSNKNTSLSPTLLSHSDTSMTSSRESQDTSHLGGGIWNPSYMGQTSQRPTQQQQQQQQQQQQQQQQQQQQQQQQQQQQQQQQQQQQQQQQQQQQQQQQQQQQQQQQQQQQQQQQQQQQQQQQQQQQQQQQQQQQQNPQFSFVNPWGEEKITNSQQNLVYPPKYDDPNTNESLDAYRRRKSSLVVPPSRAPAPNPFEYDSYPAFTNSNTSLSANANGQFSSAYQQEQQQQAYQQSAINPSQFGSRFVPSLYDRQEFQRRQSLATANYSSNFPSINSNANQGTNSIPAMSPYRRLSAYPPSTSPPLQPPFKQLRRDEVQGQKLSIPQMQPCNSKNDLQPVINATPKFRRASLNSKTISPLVSVTKSLITTYSLCSPDFTYQTSKNPKRVLTKPSEGKCNNGFDNVNSDYILYVNDVLGVEQNRKYLVLDILGQGTFGQVVKCQNLLTKEILAVKVVKSRTEYLTQSITEAKILELLNKKIDPANEHHFLRMHDSFVHKNHLCLVFELLSNNLYELLKQNKFHGLSMQLIRTFTAQILDSLCVLKESKLIHCDLKPENILLFAPDKPELKIIDFGSSCEETRTIYTYIQSRFYRAPEIILGIPYSTSIDMWSLGCIVAELFLGIPIFPGASEYNQLTRIIDTLGYPPSWMIDMGKNSGKFMSKLAPEDSGNSSQKHRMKTIEEFCREYNIVEKPSKQYFKWKKLPDIIRNYRYPKSIQNNQELIDEEMRNRECLIHFLGGVLNLNPLERWTPQQAMLHPFITKQIFTGEWFPPGSSLPGPSRKHDNTKGQLNDNRNTKDSDNDANHNYVYNFNAGDGSADSVDIGSIGKRNVNLSNNFSMESHSVQEGPSSEFNKLHIVEE; encoded by the coding sequence AtgaaaacatcaaacaataacaactccagcagcagcaacagcaataAGAATACGTCTCTGAGCCCGACTTTACTCTCACACAGTGACACCAGTATGACCTCGAGTAGAGAGAGCCAGGACACTAGTCATTTGGGGGGCGGTATATGGAATCCGTCATACATGGGCCAAACATCTCAAAGGCCCAcacagcagcagcagcagcagcagcagcagcagcagcagcagcagcagcaacaacagcaacaacaacagcaacaacagcaacaacagcaacaacagcaacaacagcaacaacagcaacaacaacaacaacagcaacaacagcaacaacaacagcaacaacagcaacaacagcaacaacagcaacaacagcaacaacagcaacaacagcaacaacagcaacaacagcaacaacagcaacaacagcaacaacagcaacaaaacCCTCAATTCTCATTTGTGAACCCTTGGGGCGAGGAAAAAATCACTAATTCTCAGCAGAATCTAGTCTATCCCCCAAAATACGATGATCCAAACACTAATGAGAGCTTGGATGCCTACAGACGACGCAAATCTAGTCTGGTTGTTCCTCCATCCAGGGCGCCTGCGCCAAACCCATTTGAATACGACAGCTATCCTGCTTTCACGAACTCTAACACGAGTCTGTCAGCCAACGCCAACGGCCAGTTCTCTTCTGCTTACCAGCAAgagcaacagcaacaagcATATCAGCAAAGCGCTATCAATCCTTCACAGTTTGGCTCTAGATTTGTACCCTCCCTTTATGATCGTCAAGAGTTTCAAAGAAGGCAGAGTTTGGCTACGGCGAATTACTCGTCTAATTTTCCCTCTATAAATTCGAACGCTAACCAAGGAACAAACTCCATACCGGCGATGTCACCTTATAGGAGACTGAGTGCATACCCCCCAAGCACAAGCCCTCCCCTGCAGCCGCCTTTCAAGCAGTTACGGAGAGATGAAGTGCAAGGGCAGAAATTATCGATTCCACAAATGCAACCATGCAATTCTAAAAACGACCTTCAACCAGTTATAAACGCAACTCCAAAATTCAGGCGTGCGTCCCTCAATTCCAAGACAATATCCCCTTTAGTGAGTGTCACGAAAAGTTTGATTACCACGTATTCCTTATGCTCTCCAGACTTTACCTACCAAACATCCAAGAATCCCAAGAGAGTGCTTACAAAACCTAGCGAAGGCAAATGTAATAACGGGTTTGACAATGTTAATAGCGATTATATCCTTTATGTGAACGATGTTTTGGGTGTAGAGCAAAATAGGAAGTACCTTGTGCTCGATATTTTGGGGCAAGGTACGTTTGGTCAGGTGGTCAAATGCCAAAATCTGTTGACCAAGGAAATCTTGGCTGTGAAAGTGGTCAAGTCGAGAACAGAATACCTGACGCAAAGTATCACTGAGGCCAAAATTTTGGAGCtgttgaataaaaaaatagaccCCGCTAACGAACACCATTTCCTAAGGATGCATGACTCCTTTGTTCATAAAAATCATTTGTGTTTGGTCTTCGAACTATTAAGTAATAACCTGTATGAATTGTTGAAACAAAACAAGTTTCACGGGTTGTCTATGCAGTTGATCAGAACATTCACCGCCCAAATTCTAGATTCGTTGTGTGTTTTGAAGGAAAGTAAACTAATCCATTGCGATTTAAAACCGGAAAATATTTTGCTCTTCGCCCCAGATAAGCCAGAATTGaaaatcattgattttggttCATCTTGTGAAGAGACAAGAACTATTTACACCTATATACAGTCCAGGTTTTATCGTGCTCCCGAGATTATACTGGGCATCCCATATTCGACTAGTATCGATATGTGGTCTTTGGGTTGTATTGTGGCTGAATTATTTTTGGGTATACCAATTTTCCCAGGTGCATCAGAGTATAACCAGTTGACCAGAATAATAGACACGCTTGGATACCCTCCATCGTGGATGATAGATATGGGCAAAAATTCTGGGAAGTTTATGTCAAAATTAGCACCGGAAGATAGCGGCAACTCCTCCCAAAAGCATCGTATGAAAACTATAGAAGAGTTCTGCAGGGAATATAATATAGTGGAAAAGCCAAGTAAACAGTACTttaaatggaaaaaactGCCGGATATTATCAGAAACTATAGATATCCTAAAAGtattcaaaataatcaGGAACTAATCGACGAGGAAATGCGGAATAGAGAATGTCTGATTCATTTCTTAGGCGGTGTGCTTAATTTGAATCCGTTGGAAAGATGGACACCACAACAAGCTATGCTACATCCATTTATcacaaaacaaatattcACAGGTGAATGGTTTCCTCCAGGATCTTCTTTACCTGGCCCATCGAGAAAACACGATAATACAAAAGGACAGCTAAATGACAACAGAAACACTAAAGACTCCGACAACGATGCTAATCATAACTACGTTTACAATTTTAATGCTGGCGACGGCAGTGCTGATAGCGTTGATATCGGCTCTATTGGTAAAAGAAATGTTAATTTATCTAACAACTTCTCTATGGAAAGTCATTCCGTTCAAGAAGGCCCCTCAAGTGAATTCAATAAACTTCATATTGTGGAAGAGTAA